ACTTCCAAAGTGACTTTCTTCCCCTGTTCGGGAATAATGGGCTTCTCACTGAATTTGATGGTTATTTCGGGTATTTTCCCCTTAATTTTAGCTACATCATCAGGAGAAGATGCTGATGCTGATCTGATTGGCTGTTCTTCTTTTTCCTTAACTTCTAGTTCTAGTGATGGTGCTGCTTCTTTTTCGGTTAATTCTGTGTTTTCTTCGGGAATATAAGTCGCTTTTAGGAGATGAAGAGATTCACCATTTCTATTACAGAGAATTTCCCAGAATTGTTCTGTTAGCGCCTCTGATGGTAAATCACCTTGAACGGTAATCCAAAAAGGTTTCCAATGAGGAGTGTCTTCTTGTCCTTCAGGAGGCTTTTCATTGCGTTCCACCCTTATCGAAAACGCTGTTGAGAAAATGCGGTCAATTCTCCCTCTAATTTGGAATATATCCTTATTTTCTTCGATTGTCTCCCCTGATTCGTTGATGATGTTAGTCGGGTTGATTAACGGCGAAATTAAGTTGATTTTTGTTAAATATCCTTGTTTGGTGGTGCGGTAATATAATCGCCAGTAATAGGGTTCTTCTACCTTAAAATTAGCTTTTTTAGTGATTTTGTCCCATTGTCTCTGGCTAATGGATGCTAGTAATTCTAATCCTTCTACTGTTTTCAAGATGCCTTTGACAAAGTTATAGCCCTCGTTTTCGGTGTTGGGGATAAATTTGCCCCAGATATAAGCGATTGCACCGAATTGATAGGGGCTTTTTGGTGCTTGGAATAGGACATCTTTGGGATTAGACATTGAAATCGATAATGCTTTATTCAAGAGTACTTGTTCTATTGTATAAGAAACAAAGCGATTCACGTTTGAACTATCTATAAAGCCATTTCCTGCTGGGTTGAATACTCACTATTTTTTAAGGTTTTTAGTGAGTTCGGATTTCGGTTATTGAAGCTTTGCAGATATTCAATTCCAGAAGGTACATCTCCTTTACCAATAAGTTCTAAGCCCCAAAGTAGTCTGGTTTTGCGTTCAATGAGTGGTTCATCCAGAAAATTTATAGTCATACCTACTTGCTGTAGAGATTTGAATATATTACTAAATGAATTTCTTTCTCTTAGTTGTCCAACCATAATCACTTTTGCTTTTAAAACGAAAGAGCTAGTAAATAGGTCAAAAACTTCTTTATTAGTCAGTTTATCTGCTTGGGTTACTATCCAGATTTCATTTTTACCAATTTCACCAGAAATAATTTTTTCGTCTAGTTGGTGCAGTTGCATTGTTTCCATCTCGACTTCTGTTTTTAGTGAATCTGCTTCATAATCCCTAGCTATTCCCCGAACTTGATATCCTTTTTCTTGGGCTATTTCTTTGACTGCTTTTAAAGCTTTCCATTTGGTTTGATTTGTTAAGACGCGCCAAGCAGTAAATCTATCTTTACCTCCTAAACTTCTTAAGATAGCTAGTTGTTGTCTTTCCTTTAGCCCTTTTTCTGATAGGGTTTCGTTTAATTCTTCTTCCGATATTAAAGGTTCTATTTTTTCTTTCTCCTCTAACATCAACTTGAGAGTAGCAAGTTCCAGTTTTAAGGCTGATTCTGTGGTGTAATTTTTAGCATCGATTTTGATTAGCTTGGGGTAGATTACTATGTTTTTTGTTACTTCTTCTAGTGCTACTGGTTTGGCTCTTTCTAGTACATAGCGCTCTATATCCTCAATCTTGAGAAATAGAGAACGTTTGGAATGATGTTCAATTCCGGCGCTAATATATTGTTCAAATGTATTCAGTGGTGCTAGTTTTTGAGTTAAACTTGGTACATTTAATTTAAGTTTGATTATTTTCCCTTCTTGTTTCCATAAGGCTTTTAGCTTTTCTGGTTGAACTAGATATTTTTTATTTCTTGTTATATTCCACGCTTTATTCCTTTGCTTGTAGTTAGCATTTTTACCTGTTACCGATAGTATCTTTTGTCTTCGCTTTGAGAAAGCTTCTAGCTCTTTTTTATCATAGCCAACTATTTCAAATTGACCATTACCTAAAGGGATTGTTTGATATCCTAATTGTTGCACTGTGCAAGCTAATTTATGTTGATAAACCATCCCCAGTAGCTTTTGATTTGTATAGATAGCATCATTGGAGAGACTGCGCCACTTTTTATCATCTGCTTGAGTAAAGTTCATCACCACGCAGTGAGTGTGTAGATGAGGATCTAAATCTCTGGTTTCGATGTGGTCAAATTGAGCGATGGCTAAACATTTAGTTTGTACTTTTTGTCTTGGTTTACCTGTTCTATAAATTCGGGTTTGAGCATATCTTGACTCCATTAATTGGAGAGCTTCTTCTACAGCTTTTCTATGAGCATCTATAAGCCTATCATCTCCACCTATTAACGCTTGTAAACTAATACTTTTAGGTGCACTAAAGGTACAGTCTATGGCAGCTCTATGCTTGTCAGGATTTATTCTGCGCGCCATTAGACTCTTTTTTCTATCAGGAGAATATCCTTCGAGTAGAGCGTCAAATTCTTCTTTATTCTCTATATATTTTGCAAGATTGAGATTTTGAGCACCTTTTCCAAACCATCTCCCTCGCTCATAGTAACCTTTGGAAAAGTAATGCTGAGCTTGTTCTGATTTTATATTTTTCATGGTAAGCATTTTTGTGCTTTTTGCCTCCTACCGACCTAGATTTTGCACTATTATTGAGGTAATTTTGTTTTATTTTTCTCTTACTCAATTGAAAAAAGGTTAATTTTAGCCTAGCAAAATTTTGGCGTAATGTGCGGACATTTTCTTTAAATATTTACACTAGAAAAAAATAAAAAATCAACATAATTTGACCCATTCAAAGACTCAAACAATGACCCAATTTAAGCCTAAATTTCAAAACTTTGAGGTTAATTTTGCTTTTGACCCTCTTCGGAGAACTAAAATAACTGAAAAATGGTCTAATTGTCCCACTAATTGACCCATTAAATAACCCACTAAATGGCTCAGTATGTGACCCACTAAATGGTCAAAAAAAGCCAAAATTATTAAAATTTGTAAACTGCTAATAATTCTCAAAGAAAGTGGTTGAAAAAATCATCAAGAATGATTAAAATGCAAAAATAAGATGAGGATTAAGATAACTCAAATCTTGAACCCTTAAGAGAAGGTTGAATGCCACCTTACCGGATAAATTGTTTTTGATAACTTATGAATCGAAGGAAACAAATTATAACGGATAGTGATTACTGCTTTGGCTCTAACAAATTGATTACTTGACTAACCTACCTTTTGCCACCTGCCATAACTTATTAAATGGAAAGTAAGTGAAGCCCAATATTCATACATCTGATTATCTAATAGTAGCTTTAGATCCTGGAACATCTCTGACAAAGGTGATGTATAGC
The sequence above is a segment of the Gloeocapsa sp. DLM2.Bin57 genome. Coding sequences within it:
- a CDS encoding conjugative relaxase; the encoded protein is MLTMKNIKSEQAQHYFSKGYYERGRWFGKGAQNLNLAKYIENKEEFDALLEGYSPDRKKSLMARRINPDKHRAAIDCTFSAPKSISLQALIGGDDRLIDAHRKAVEEALQLMESRYAQTRIYRTGKPRQKVQTKCLAIAQFDHIETRDLDPHLHTHCVVMNFTQADDKKWRSLSNDAIYTNQKLLGMVYQHKLACTVQQLGYQTIPLGNGQFEIVGYDKKELEAFSKRRQKILSVTGKNANYKQRNKAWNITRNKKYLVQPEKLKALWKQEGKIIKLKLNVPSLTQKLAPLNTFEQYISAGIEHHSKRSLFLKIEDIERYVLERAKPVALEEVTKNIVIYPKLIKIDAKNYTTESALKLELATLKLMLEEKEKIEPLISEEELNETLSEKGLKERQQLAILRSLGGKDRFTAWRVLTNQTKWKALKAVKEIAQEKGYQVRGIARDYEADSLKTEVEMETMQLHQLDEKIISGEIGKNEIWIVTQADKLTNKEVFDLFTSSFVLKAKVIMVGQLRERNSFSNIFKSLQQVGMTINFLDEPLIERKTRLLWGLELIGKGDVPSGIEYLQSFNNRNPNSLKTLKNSEYSTQQEMAL